In the Candidatus Cloacimonas acidaminovorans str. Evry genome, one interval contains:
- a CDS encoding glycoside hydrolase family protein gives MTEALMNRIKAQLVRHEGLRLKPYRCTAGKLTIGIGRNLDDRGISQKEAYMLLENDIQNCEKQLMDEIPEVYNKLDEVRQSVLLNMCFNLGIQGLLEFKNTLAFIGTGDWERAANGMLASKWAKQVGMRAIELSELMRKGK, from the coding sequence ATGACCGAAGCGTTGATGAACCGAATTAAAGCTCAGTTAGTCAGACATGAAGGTCTGCGGCTGAAGCCATATCGCTGTACTGCAGGTAAACTGACTATCGGTATTGGCCGCAATCTCGATGACAGGGGTATCTCCCAGAAAGAAGCATATATGCTCTTGGAGAATGATATCCAGAACTGCGAGAAACAGCTTATGGATGAGATACCTGAGGTTTACAATAAGCTCGATGAGGTCCGCCAGTCGGTGCTGCTGAACATGTGTTTCAATCTCGGTATCCAAGGACTATTAGAGTTCAAGAACACTCTGGCATTTATCGGTACTGGAGACTGGGAACGAGCCGCCAATGGCATGTTAGCTTCCAAGTGGGCAAAACAGGTGGGCATGAGAGCAATAGAGCTTTCTGAGCTGATGAGGAAAGGCAAGTGA